The sequence below is a genomic window from Lelliottia sp. JS-SCA-14.
CCGCTTCCGGGAAGAGTGGCGGAGGCAGCGTGCCGGTGGAGGTTCTGTCGATAATCACTTTGCCGATGTTCGACCAGAAGCTGTTTTGCGCCGCGTCCACCAGGTTGTATTGCACCTTGTAGACTCCGTCGGGGAGCAACAGCGCGGCCTGCGGGTTGATCGCGGACGGCCACGGGAAATATTGCCCCATCGGGCCTTCGCCAAGACCAATAGAGTCAATAGCCACGCTTTCAAACCACAGCTCGAGAAAATCACCCGGTGCCGCATTTTCATACTCGGCAATATTAATAAGCACACCCGATGTAGAGAGTTCGGCCAGGTTGATCACGCCATCATTTTCCATTTGCGGAAATGATGGCGCATATAAAGTTTTTACAGGCATAAATATCCCTTTTAGGAAAATAATGAGTTCGTGACAGAGGCACTATAAGGATTCAGGAGGAGACGAATGGGGCAGAAATGAATAGCGAGAAATGCATTTTTTGCACAGCTACCGTTTCGATGAGTGTAAGAGTTGGCAATCTTTGTAATATTGACTTACATCTTAGCGGTTTTATCACATCGTGCTTTTTGTCGCTTTTCGGATTTTCTCCGATAGAATGTTTTCAAGGATACTCAACGACCGGAAGCCTGATGAATATTCCCCGAAAGCATGTCAACGATATAATCAACCACTTTATTAATAACACCCATCTGACGACAAAAATTAGCGTTTACAATCCAGGCGAAAACGACCGGACGCTGCTCGATGACGACTGCGTATTAATGGTTATTGAAGGGTATATTTCACTGGTTCGCGAAAAAGATGGCATTATCATGGCTTCTTTTGAAGGCCCTTACATCATAAAAATCTGCTCCTCGGGCGTATTTAATAAGATGCGTCTTAGTCAGGACAGTAACTTTTCCTATATCACCTGCAGACGTAGCGATTTTTATCAATACATCGGCGAGAAAGACCTTTGGTATAGCCTGGTCCAGATTCTGGAATACAGCACCTGGCAGCTTTACTCTAAAATAGAGATGATGACCCACGGCAGCGTCTATGACAGCGTGAAGTTCTATTTGGGAAAACTAAACAGTCATCCCGCGCTATGTCAGAAAGAGAATGTTTGTCAATATATTGTTGTCAGAACGGGTTATGCAAAAAGCGGAGTGATGGCGATTCTGAATGAATTACGGAAAGGAGGCTATATCACGATTGTGCGCGGTAAGTTAACCGGGTGCACTAAATTGCCAAATAAATTCTAAATTAACACGAGCGCTCGTGATCGTTATTAGAACAATTTGCTAATGTGCTTGATGATATTGGTTAGTTCTTCGTTGTGCTTAGCGCTCCGGCGCGAATAAAAGTAGGTGGTTATTCTGATGTCATCGAGCAAGATGGTATGACTGCGGTTGATGTTCATCATCTCACAGGTGGTGAGCGGCAACAGCATGTACCCCGTGCCGTTGGCTGACATCAGCAGGAAGTCAAGGATGGAGCCGTTGACGCCGCGGATCCGCGGGGTGAAATGCACCGCCTTCTCCAGCACCCCGGACAGACGCATCTGCGCGCTGGTCACCATATTTTCCCTGACCAGCAGCGGTATTTCTGCCAGTTTTTCCGGGTCGTTTTTGAGCTCGCTGTTGGTTATTAATAATAACGCGCTGCTGCTGTGGCTCTGGGCGACGACGGTTTGCGGAACGGGAAAATGATGGTTACTGACGATCAACGTATTGTGGCCCAACTCTCCGGCATCAAAATCCTCTTGTGTAATTTTCCTGCGGCTCAGTTGATAAGGTAACAGGCTCTTTTTCAGGCTGGACTCAATAATATCTGCGGGGTTATCAGGGAACGAGCTGTCAAGGATAATCTGTGTGACATTCTTTTTCCGCGTGGTCCCCAGCCGGTCTTCAATATGCATTATCTTTCGATATAAAGGCTCGGTTTGCTCGTATATCTCGAGCGCATATTCCGTTGGCTTAAACAGTCCATGCTGGCGAATAAATAATTTTTCTCCAAAGAGTGTTTCGAGTTCGTTAATCGTTTTACCCAAAGGTGAACGTGTAATAAAAAGTTCTTCACAAGCTTTGTTTAGACATCGCTTCTCCATTACCGTCATGAAATATTTCAGTTTCTTTGTTAATAAGAAGTGCATCAGTCTTTCCCCTTATCTACCCTAAAATTCATTGCAGTCCGCATCATCATATTGATGTGTGATGGAATAGCAAATGCTGTTTATTTTCTCTCTGTGCCTTTGATAAATGTAAATTATCATGTTAGTC
It includes:
- a CDS encoding LysR family transcriptional regulator, whose translation is MHFLLTKKLKYFMTVMEKRCLNKACEELFITRSPLGKTINELETLFGEKLFIRQHGLFKPTEYALEIYEQTEPLYRKIMHIEDRLGTTRKKNVTQIILDSSFPDNPADIIESSLKKSLLPYQLSRRKITQEDFDAGELGHNTLIVSNHHFPVPQTVVAQSHSSSALLLITNSELKNDPEKLAEIPLLVRENMVTSAQMRLSGVLEKAVHFTPRIRGVNGSILDFLLMSANGTGYMLLPLTTCEMMNINRSHTILLDDIRITTYFYSRRSAKHNEELTNIIKHISKLF
- a CDS encoding helix-turn-helix domain-containing protein codes for the protein MNIPRKHVNDIINHFINNTHLTTKISVYNPGENDRTLLDDDCVLMVIEGYISLVREKDGIIMASFEGPYIIKICSSGVFNKMRLSQDSNFSYITCRRSDFYQYIGEKDLWYSLVQILEYSTWQLYSKIEMMTHGSVYDSVKFYLGKLNSHPALCQKENVCQYIVVRTGYAKSGVMAILNELRKGGYITIVRGKLTGCTKLPNKF